The following are encoded in a window of Peromyscus leucopus breed LL Stock chromosome X, UCI_PerLeu_2.1, whole genome shotgun sequence genomic DNA:
- the LOC114705443 gene encoding LOW QUALITY PROTEIN: nuclear pore complex protein Nup107-like (The sequence of the model RefSeq protein was modified relative to this genomic sequence to represent the inferred CDS: inserted 3 bases in 3 codons; substituted 1 base at 1 genomic stop codon), whose translation MKILVILHQEAKLFLELQAHFDILXTPPSRSLLRHPDISYILGTEGRSPRHTQSSGFLGNLSMVTNLDDSTWAATFSSQRLGLYTNLEPHNVTEDINLSAVMLREDDPGEAASISMFSDLLQSFLKHSSTTVFELVEEYENICSSQVNILSKIVSRATPGLQKFSKTASMLWLLQQEMVTWRLLASLYRDRIQSSLEEENMFAVAAINASEKTVVEALFQRDSLVRQSQLVVDWLESIAKDEIGDFSDNIEFYAKSVYWENTLHTLKQRQLLSYIGSVRPLVTELDPDAPIRQKMPLDDLDREDEVRLLKYLFTLIRAGMTEEAQRLCKRCGQAWRAATLDGWKLYHDPNVNGELEPVEGNPYRRIWKISCWRMAEDELFNKYERAIYAALSGNLKQLLPVCDTWEDTVWAYFRVMVDSLVEQEIRTSVMTLDEPEELPREYMEANWTLEKVFEELQATDKKRVLEENQEHYHIVQKFLILGDIDGLMDEFSKWLSKSRSNLPGHLLRFMTHLILFFXTLGLQTKEEVSIEVLKTYIQLLISEKHTNLIAFYTSHLPQDLAVAQYAXFLEGVTEFEQRHQCLELAKEADLDVATITKTVVENIRKKDNGEFSHHDLAPSLDTGTTEEDRIKVDVIDWLVFDPAQRAEAVKQGNAIMRKFLASKKHEAAKXVFVKIPQDSIAEIYNQWEEQGMESPLPAEDDNAIREHLCIRAYLEAHETFNEWFKHMNSAPQKPTLIPQPTFTEKVAFEHKEKKYEMDYNIWKGHLDALTADVKEKMYNVLLFVDGGWMVDVREDAEEDPERAHQMVLLRKLCLPMLCFLLHTILHSTGQYQECLQLADMVSSERHKLYLVFSKEELRKLLQKLRESSLMLLDQGLDPLGYEVQS comes from the exons ATGAAAATTTTGGTAATACTACACCAAGAAGCCAAATTATTCCTCGAACTCCAAGCTCATTTCGACATCC TTACCCCACCAAGCCGAAGCCTACTCAGACACCCAGATATTTCCTACATTCTTGGAACAGAAGGGAGGTCTCCCCGGCACACACAGTCTTCTGGATTCTTGGGAAATCTATCCATGGTAACTAATCTGGACGACAGTACCTGGGCAGCTACATTCTCATCGCAGCGTTTAGGGCTCTACACAAACCTGGAGCCCCACAATGTGACCGAGGACATAAACCTAAGTGCTGTTATGCTACGTGAAGACGACCCTGGAGAGGCTGCCTCCATCAGTATGTTCTCTGACTTGCTGCAGTCCTTCTTGAAGCACTCTTCCACCACAGTGTTTGAACTTGTAGAAGAGTACGAAAATATCTGTAGTAGTCAGGTGAATATACTGAGTAAAATAGTGAGCCGAGCAACCCCTGGACTGCAGAAGTTTTCAAAGACAGCCAGCATGCTATGGCTTCTTCAGCAAGAGATGGTCACGTGGAGGCTGCTTGCGTCTTTGTATAGAGACAGAATACAGTCTTCATTAGAAGAGGAAAATATGTTTGCAGTTGCTGCTATTAACGCCAGCGAGAAGACGGTTGTGGAAGCATTGTTTCAGAGGGACTCACTGGTCCGCCAGAGTCAGTTGGTGGTAGATTGGCTAGAAAGTATTGCCAAAGATGAAATTGGAGATTTTTCTGATAATATTGAGTTTTATGCAAAATCAGTATATTGGGAAAATACCCTCCACACCTTAAAACAGCGGCAGCTACTGTCTTATATAGGGAGTGTCCGGCCTCTCGTCACTGAACTGGACCCCGATGCTCCTATTAGACAGAAAATGCCGCTTGATGATCTGGATAGAGAAGATGAAGTTAGATTACTCAAGTACCTTTTCACTCTAATCCGAGCTGGGATGACGGAAGAGGCGCAGAGGCTTTGCAAACGCTGTGGGCAAGCATGGAGAGCTGCGACACTGGACGGCTGGAAACTCTATCACGACCCGAACGTGAATGGAGAGCTCGAGCCTGTGGAAGGGAATCCATATAGACGGATTTGGAAGATCAGCTGCTGGAGAATGGCTGAAGATGAACTTTTTAATAAATACGAAAGGGCGATTTACGCTGCACTGAGTGGGAATCTGAagcagcttcttcctgtctgtgacACCTGGGAAGACACAGTGTGGGCCTACTTCCGAGTGATGGTGGACAGCCTGGTAGAACAGGAGATTCGGACGTCGGTAATGACATTGGATGAACCAGAAGAGCTCCCTAGAGAGTACATGGAAGCGAATTGGACCTTAGAAAAGGTTTTTGAAGAACTTCAAGCCACTGATAAAAAGAGAGTTCTGGAAGAGAATCAAGAACATTATCATATAGTTCAGAAATTCCTTATCCTGGGAGACATCGATGGTTTGATGGATGAATTTAGCAAATGGCTTTCCAAGAGCAGAAGCAATCTACCTGGACACCTCCTCCGCTTTATGACTcaccttattttgtttt gcACCCTGGGACTACAGACCAAAGAAGAAGTTTCCATTGAAGTTTTAAAGACATACATACAACTTTTAATAAGTGAGAAGCACACCAACCTCATCGCGTTTTATACCTCTCATTTGCCTCAAGACCTTGCCGTGGCCCAGTATGCATAGTTTCTGGAAGGTGTTACAGAATTTGAGCAACGGCACCAGTGCCTGGAGCTGGCTAAGGAAGCAGATTTGGATGttgcaacaataacaaaaactgtaGTTGAGAATATTCGAAAGAAAGATAATGGTGAATTTAGTCACCATGACCTGGCTCCATCTCTAGATACTGGCACTACTGAGGAGGACCGGATAAAGGTGGATGTGATTGACTGGCTGGTGTTCGACCCggcacagagggcagaggcagtgaAGCAAGGCAACGCCATCATGAGGAAGTTCTTAGCATCAAAGAAACATGAAGCTGCAA AAGTGTTTGTGAAAATCCCTCAGGATTCCATCGCAGAAATCTATAACCAGTGGGAGGAGCAAGGCATGGAGAGCCCGCTTCCTGCTGAGGATGACAACGCCATCCGGGAGCACCTGTGCATCAGAGCCTATCTGGAAGCCCATGAAACATTCAATGAGTGGTTTAAACACATGAATTCGGCTCCACAGAAACCTACGTTGATACCTCAGCCAACTTTTACAGAGAAAGTGGCTTttgaacacaaagaaaagaaatatgagatGGATTATAATATCTGGAAAGGACATTTAGATGCCCTAACTGCTGATGTGAAGGAGAAAATGTACAACGTCTTGTTGTTTGTAGATGGAGGATGGATGGTAGATGTCAGAGAGGATGCTGAGGAAGACCCTGAAAGAGCCCATCAGATGGTCTTGCTAAGAAAGCTCTGTCTGCCCATGCTGTGCTTCCTGCTCCACACCATACTGCACAGCACCGGCCAGTATCAGGAGTGCCTGCAGCTGGCCGACATGGTGTCCTCCGAGCGCCACAAACTATACCTGGTATTTTCTAAGGAAGAACTAAGGAAACTTCTGCAGAAGTTAAGGGAATCCTCTCTGATGCTTCTAGACCAGGGGCTTGACCCGCTCGGATATGAAGTTCAGTCATAA